From a single Brassica rapa cultivar Chiifu-401-42 chromosome A01, CAAS_Brap_v3.01, whole genome shotgun sequence genomic region:
- the LOC103840722 gene encoding NAC transcription factor 56 isoform X1 — MESTDSSGGPPPPQPNLPPGFRFHPTDEELVVHYLKRKAASAPLPVSIIADVDLYKFDPWELPAKASFGEQEWYFFSPRDRKYPNGARPNRAATSGYWKATGTDKPVLASDGNQKVGVKKALVFYSGKPPKGVKSDWIMHEYRLIDNKPNNRPPGCDYGNKKNSLRLDDWVLCRIYKKNNAGRHVENDKDHDMIDYIFRKIPSGLNHNVSRSMNFFPGRFSSAYGMFSDNDPGLYDGSSMMCSSGTDAVNLNVCNGNPIADVVGNGLNPVSSSGPMMMMMANLKRALPVPYWPVGEEEQEVSPSKRFHGVGGGGDCTNMSSSMVEEPPPLMQQQGGVLGDGLFRATSYQLPGLNWYSS, encoded by the exons ATGGAGAGTACAGATTCTTCCGGTGGTCCTCCGCCGCCGCAGCCTAACCTTCCTCCAGGATTCCGTTTTCATCCAACCgatgaagagctcgtcgttcacTACCTTAAACGCAAAGCCGCCTCCGCTCCTTTACCTGTCTCCATCATCGCTGACGTCGATCTCTACAAGTTCGATCCATGGGAACTTCCTG CTAAGGCATCGTTTGGAGAACAGGAATGGTACTTCTTCAGTCCTAGGGATCGGAAGTATCCGAACGGAGCGAGGCCAAACAGAGCAGCAACGTCTGGTTACTGGAAAGCTACAGGTACTGATAAACCGGTGCTTGCCTCAGACGGGAACCAAAAGGTCGGCGTGAAGAAGGCACTCGTCTTCTACAGTGGCAAACCTCCAAAAGGCGTTAAAAGCGACTGGATCATGCATGAGTACCGTCTCATCGACAACAAACCAAACAATAGACCACCAGGATGTGATTACGGCAACAAGAAAAACTCCCTAAGG CTTGATGACTGGGTACTATGTCGAATCTACAAGAAGAACAACGCGGGACGACACGTTGAGAACGATAAGGATCATGATATGATCGACTACATCTTCAGGAAAATCCCTTCAGGACTCAACCACAATGTCTCAAGATCAATGAACTTCTTCCCGGGAAGATTCTCCAGTGCTTACGGGATGTTTTCCGACAATGATCCCGGTTTGTACGACGGAAGCAGCATGATGTGCAGCAGCGGAACCGATGCAGTCAATCTCAATGTCTGTAATGGTAATCCCATTGCCGACGTTGTTGGTAACGGTTTGAACCCTGTTTCTTCCTCTGGaccgatgatgatgatgatggcgaATCTGAAACGAGCTCTTCCGGTTCCGTATTGGCCTGTAGGGGAGGAAGAGCAGGAAGTATCTCCAAGCAAACGGTTTCACGgcgtaggaggaggaggagactgTACGAACATGTCTTCATCGATGGTGGAGGAACCACCGCCACTCATGCAGCAGCAAGGTGGTGTGTTGGGGGATGGATTATTCAGAGCGACGTCGTACCAACTACCTGGTTTAAATTGGTACTCTTCTTAA
- the LOC103840712 gene encoding uncharacterized protein LOC103840712 has translation MQVMRRIPSGEGADMRERSETTRVRRRSHGSALRVRQPCTCSGRPGSSKCVRHGFMVPSDGSKEVLRRALTPPIRRMNLRWLNFRPTPSRLCRMSSV, from the coding sequence ATGCAGGTTATGAGAAGGATCCCATCAGGAGAAGGCGCAGATATGCGTGAAAGATCAGAGACGACTCGGGTCAGACGTAGGAGTCACGGTTCGGCCCTGAGAGTTCGACAGCCTTGCACGTGTTCAGGACGGCCTGGCTCGTCCAAGTGCGTGAGGCACGGGTTTATGGTGCCAAGTGACGGAAGCAAAGAGGTGTTGCGAAGAGCTTTGACGCCTCCGATCCGGCGGATGAATCTCCGTTGGTTGAATTTCCGACCAACACCTAGCAGACTCTGTAGAATGTCTTcagtttga
- the LOC103840722 gene encoding NAC transcription factor 56 isoform X2, whose protein sequence is MESTDSSGGPPPPQPNLPPGFRFHPTDEELVVHYLKRKAASAPLPVSIIADVDLYKFDPWELPAKASFGEQEWYFFSPRDRKYPNGARPNRAATSGYWKATGTDKPVLASDGNQKVGVKKALVFYSGKPPKGVKSDWIMHEYRLIDNKPNNRPPGCDYGNKKNSLRLDDWVLCRIYKKNNAGRHVENDKDHDMIDYIFRKIPSGLNHNVSRSMNFFPGRFSSAYGMFSDNDPGLYDGSSMMCSSGTDAVNLNVCNGNPIADVVGEEEQEVSPSKRFHGVGGGGDCTNMSSSMVEEPPPLMQQQGGVLGDGLFRATSYQLPGLNWYSS, encoded by the exons ATGGAGAGTACAGATTCTTCCGGTGGTCCTCCGCCGCCGCAGCCTAACCTTCCTCCAGGATTCCGTTTTCATCCAACCgatgaagagctcgtcgttcacTACCTTAAACGCAAAGCCGCCTCCGCTCCTTTACCTGTCTCCATCATCGCTGACGTCGATCTCTACAAGTTCGATCCATGGGAACTTCCTG CTAAGGCATCGTTTGGAGAACAGGAATGGTACTTCTTCAGTCCTAGGGATCGGAAGTATCCGAACGGAGCGAGGCCAAACAGAGCAGCAACGTCTGGTTACTGGAAAGCTACAGGTACTGATAAACCGGTGCTTGCCTCAGACGGGAACCAAAAGGTCGGCGTGAAGAAGGCACTCGTCTTCTACAGTGGCAAACCTCCAAAAGGCGTTAAAAGCGACTGGATCATGCATGAGTACCGTCTCATCGACAACAAACCAAACAATAGACCACCAGGATGTGATTACGGCAACAAGAAAAACTCCCTAAGG CTTGATGACTGGGTACTATGTCGAATCTACAAGAAGAACAACGCGGGACGACACGTTGAGAACGATAAGGATCATGATATGATCGACTACATCTTCAGGAAAATCCCTTCAGGACTCAACCACAATGTCTCAAGATCAATGAACTTCTTCCCGGGAAGATTCTCCAGTGCTTACGGGATGTTTTCCGACAATGATCCCGGTTTGTACGACGGAAGCAGCATGATGTGCAGCAGCGGAACCGATGCAGTCAATCTCAATGTCTGTAATGGTAATCCCATTGCCGACGTTGTTG GGGAGGAAGAGCAGGAAGTATCTCCAAGCAAACGGTTTCACGgcgtaggaggaggaggagactgTACGAACATGTCTTCATCGATGGTGGAGGAACCACCGCCACTCATGCAGCAGCAAGGTGGTGTGTTGGGGGATGGATTATTCAGAGCGACGTCGTACCAACTACCTGGTTTAAATTGGTACTCTTCTTAA